One genomic region from Mycobacterium basiliense encodes:
- the embR gene encoding ATPase/transcriptional regulator EmbR (Phosphorylation of EmbR by cognate serine/threonine kinase PknH leads to increased DNA-binding activity, increased expression of embCAB genes, and reduced senstivity to ethambutol.) has product MVDKRLEFGLLGPLEMSIDGDLVSLGTPKQRAVLAMLVINRNRPVGVDALITALWEDWPPAGARASIHSYVSNLRKLLGGAGVDPRAVLAAAPPGYRLSIPDNTCDLGRFIAEKTAGVHAAAAGRFEEASRHLSAALREWRGPVLDDLRDFQFVDAFATALVEDKILAHTAKAEAEIACGRAAAVITELETLTVEHPYREPLWAQLITAYYLTDRQSDALGAYRRVKTTLAEDLGIDPGPTLRALNDRILRQEPLDAKMNAQSTAVGTITVLDQRTMVSGQQAVAFLHDVASGHDYPLRTAATRIGRLSDNDIVLESANVSRHHAVIIDTGTNFIINDLRSSNGVHVQHQRIRAAATLNDGDQVRICDHEFTFQITARPERGPR; this is encoded by the coding sequence ATGGTCGACAAGCGTCTCGAATTCGGTCTGCTGGGACCGTTGGAGATGAGTATCGACGGCGACCTGGTGTCGTTGGGCACGCCGAAACAGCGGGCGGTGCTGGCCATGCTGGTGATAAACCGAAACCGGCCGGTCGGGGTGGACGCGCTGATCACCGCCCTATGGGAGGACTGGCCGCCGGCGGGGGCACGAGCCAGCATTCACTCCTACGTATCCAATCTGCGCAAGCTCCTGGGCGGCGCCGGGGTCGACCCTCGGGCTGTGCTGGCGGCAGCGCCGCCTGGCTACCGACTCAGCATCCCCGACAACACGTGCGATCTCGGGCGGTTCATTGCAGAGAAAACCGCCGGGGTACATGCGGCCGCAGCCGGTCGATTCGAGGAAGCCAGCCGGCATCTGTCAGCGGCGCTGCGGGAATGGCGCGGACCGGTGCTCGATGATCTGCGCGATTTCCAGTTTGTCGATGCGTTTGCCACGGCCCTGGTCGAAGACAAGATCCTGGCCCACACCGCCAAGGCGGAGGCCGAAATCGCGTGCGGCCGTGCCGCCGCGGTGATCACCGAACTGGAAACCCTCACCGTCGAGCATCCCTACCGGGAACCGCTGTGGGCACAACTGATCACCGCCTACTACCTCACCGACCGACAGTCAGACGCGTTGGGCGCGTATCGCCGGGTGAAAACAACTCTCGCCGAAGACCTTGGCATCGATCCGGGCCCGACACTGCGCGCCCTCAATGACCGCATCCTGCGCCAAGAACCCCTGGACGCCAAGATGAACGCCCAGTCCACGGCCGTCGGAACCATCACGGTGCTGGATCAACGCACCATGGTCTCCGGCCAGCAAGCCGTGGCCTTCCTGCATGACGTCGCCTCCGGCCATGACTACCCGCTGCGCACCGCAGCAACCCGAATTGGCCGGCTGAGTGACAACGACATCGTCCTGGAAAGCGCAAACGTCAGCCGCCACCATGCCGTCATCATCGACACCGGAACCAACTTCATCATCAACGACCTTCGATCATCCAACGGTGTACACGTGCAGCACCAACGCATCCGCGCCGCAGCCACCCTCAACGATGGTGACCAGGTCCGCATCTGCGACCACGAATTCACCTTTCAGATCACTGCCCGCCCGGAACGCGGACCTCGGTAA
- a CDS encoding serine/threonine-protein kinase, with translation MGEEPDSRVGSMFGPYHLKRLLGRGGMGEVYEAEHTTKEWTVAVKLMTAEFSKDPVFRERMKREARTAGRLQEPHVVPVHDYGEVDGQMFLEMRLVEGTDLDSILKRYGPLTPPRAVAIITQIASALDAAHAAGVMHRDVKPPNILLTRDDFAYLVDFGIASATGDEKLTQLGTAVGTWKYMAPERFSNDEVTYRADIYALTCVLYECLTGSPPYRADSAGTLVTAHLMDPIPQVSAARAGVPKAFDAVIARGMAKKPEDRYASAGDLARAATDALTDPDQDHAADILRRSTESTLPGTSALTPQPPTRAAATPPPAYYADPATSGPMPQATPTGQPGWGPASGPIPAANQPTQTPQYYQGGGWGGTPPGTPPGAPPPQLAGPTPWQAPPPRKTNPWPIVAGAAALVVVLLVAGIGIWYLTRPDSGGKADTPSTPVTSPNTSSPPPTSSPPTTPAGDPQSRLMSYLPSGYSSGTCTATTPKPNSVWTGAVAMLNCGQNTNQGGPSRAVYGLFPNLAALKQAFNDDIAAVDLMNCPGEGPSPDGWHYDRTPNETAGMIACGTYKNHPNVIWSNEAKLMLSDVFGDPATLDELHTWWAKYG, from the coding sequence ATGGGCGAGGAGCCAGACTCGCGAGTGGGGTCGATGTTCGGCCCTTACCACCTCAAACGGTTGCTGGGCCGGGGCGGAATGGGCGAGGTCTACGAAGCCGAGCACACCACCAAAGAGTGGACGGTGGCGGTCAAGCTGATGACCGCCGAGTTCAGCAAGGACCCGGTGTTTCGCGAGCGGATGAAGCGCGAAGCCCGCACCGCCGGTCGTTTGCAGGAACCGCACGTCGTCCCCGTCCACGACTACGGCGAAGTCGACGGGCAAATGTTCTTGGAAATGCGCCTCGTCGAGGGTACCGACCTGGACAGCATCCTCAAGCGCTACGGCCCACTGACACCGCCGCGGGCGGTTGCCATCATCACCCAAATCGCCTCGGCCCTGGACGCCGCCCACGCCGCGGGCGTCATGCACCGCGACGTCAAACCACCCAACATCCTGCTCACCCGCGACGATTTCGCCTACCTGGTCGACTTCGGGATCGCCAGCGCCACCGGCGACGAGAAGCTCACCCAGCTGGGCACCGCCGTGGGCACGTGGAAATACATGGCCCCCGAACGTTTTTCCAACGATGAGGTCACCTACCGGGCCGACATCTACGCACTGACGTGCGTGCTGTACGAGTGCCTGACCGGGTCCCCGCCCTATCGCGCCGACAGCGCGGGCACGTTGGTCACCGCCCATTTGATGGATCCCATACCGCAAGTCAGCGCTGCTCGCGCGGGTGTGCCGAAGGCCTTCGATGCGGTGATCGCCCGCGGTATGGCCAAGAAGCCGGAGGACCGGTACGCCAGCGCAGGCGATCTGGCACGCGCCGCAACCGACGCCCTCACCGACCCCGATCAGGACCACGCCGCCGACATCCTGCGTCGCAGCACGGAATCCACGCTGCCCGGCACCTCGGCCCTCACGCCACAACCACCGACCCGTGCGGCGGCTACCCCGCCGCCGGCGTACTACGCCGACCCGGCCACTTCGGGACCGATGCCGCAAGCCACGCCGACCGGTCAGCCCGGGTGGGGTCCGGCCAGCGGACCCATCCCGGCCGCCAACCAGCCGACCCAGACCCCGCAGTACTACCAAGGCGGCGGTTGGGGCGGCACTCCCCCGGGCACACCGCCCGGGGCGCCGCCCCCACAACTAGCCGGCCCGACGCCCTGGCAGGCACCGCCGCCGCGCAAGACCAACCCGTGGCCGATCGTCGCCGGCGCCGCCGCGCTGGTGGTGGTTCTCCTCGTCGCCGGCATCGGCATCTGGTATTTGACCAGGCCCGACTCGGGCGGCAAGGCGGACACCCCCTCTACCCCGGTGACCAGCCCCAATACCAGCTCGCCGCCGCCCACAAGTTCACCACCGACCACGCCGGCCGGTGACCCCCAGTCCCGGCTGATGAGCTACCTGCCGTCCGGCTACTCCAGCGGCACCTGCACGGCGACCACCCCCAAGCCCAACAGCGTATGGACTGGTGCGGTGGCCATGCTCAACTGCGGGCAAAACACCAACCAGGGCGGCCCAAGCCGCGCCGTGTATGGCCTGTTTCCCAATCTGGCCGCGCTCAAGCAGGCCTTCAACGACGACATCGCCGCGGTGGACTTGATGAACTGCCCGGGAGAAGGCCCGTCACCCGACGGCTGGCACTACGACAGGACGCCCAACGAAACCGCCGGGATGATCGCGTGCGGCACCTACAAGAACCACCCCAACGTCATCTGGAGCAACGAGGCCAAGCTGATGCTCAGCGACGTGTTCGGAGATCCGGCCACCCTTGACGAGCTGCACACCTGGTGGGCGAAGTACGGCTGA
- a CDS encoding C39 family peptidase, translated as MKTTKISTAIKTAIFGLAATAVALGLASPAAAASGTMYGDPVAAAKYWRLQKYDDCVLMSSADVVGQVTGKEPSERAIIKVAQSTPSVVHPGSIYTKPADTTNPNSGMGTSMADIPALLEHYGVKVVLTDLDNAPTSGVLTGMDALEQNLASGRAVIVSLNAEMIWGQPIETKDDDGNPVSDHAVVVTGVDTANGVVHLNDSGSEEGRDEQIPMALFMQAWATSRDFMAVTT; from the coding sequence ATGAAGACCACCAAGATCTCCACCGCCATCAAGACCGCCATCTTCGGCCTGGCCGCCACCGCGGTCGCCCTGGGCCTAGCCAGCCCGGCCGCGGCGGCGTCCGGCACGATGTACGGCGACCCGGTAGCGGCCGCCAAATACTGGCGCCTACAGAAGTATGACGACTGCGTCCTGATGTCCAGCGCCGACGTGGTCGGCCAGGTGACCGGCAAGGAACCGTCCGAGCGGGCCATCATCAAAGTGGCCCAATCAACCCCCAGCGTCGTGCACCCCGGCTCGATCTACACCAAGCCGGCGGACACCACGAACCCGAATTCGGGCATGGGCACCAGCATGGCCGACATTCCTGCGCTCCTGGAGCACTACGGCGTCAAGGTGGTTCTCACCGACCTGGACAACGCCCCGACCTCTGGAGTACTCACCGGGATGGACGCCCTAGAGCAGAATCTGGCCAGCGGCCGTGCGGTGATCGTCAGCCTCAACGCCGAAATGATCTGGGGGCAACCGATCGAGACCAAGGACGACGACGGCAACCCGGTGTCGGACCACGCGGTGGTCGTGACCGGTGTCGACACCGCCAATGGCGTGGTGCACCTCAACGACAGCGGCAGCGAAGAAGGCCGCGACGAGCAGATCCCGATGGCGCTCTTCATGCAGGCGTGGGCCACCAGCCGCGACTTCATGGCCGTCACGACCTAG
- a CDS encoding LppX_LprAFG lipoprotein yields the protein MKLPPRTVVAATVAAFAVVLAVGACSSNGGSGANNKASGTTATAPNAEAATILKQAADAMRKVTGMHVNLEVEGNVPNLRVTKLEGDISNTPQTVATGSATMLVGKNKQDAKFVYVDGHLYSDLGQPGKFTDFGDGASIYNVSVLLDPNKGLANLLANLKDAEIAGTEQVNGIATTKITGNSSADDIATLAGTRLTAEDVNAVPTTAWIASDGSSHLVQIQIVPTTNTSVTLTMSGWGKQVTATKPV from the coding sequence ATGAAGCTTCCGCCTCGGACAGTTGTCGCCGCGACCGTCGCCGCATTTGCTGTCGTGCTCGCCGTCGGCGCCTGCTCGAGCAACGGCGGTTCCGGCGCCAACAACAAGGCATCTGGCACCACGGCGACCGCACCCAACGCCGAAGCAGCCACGATTCTCAAGCAGGCCGCCGATGCCATGCGCAAGGTCACCGGAATGCATGTCAACCTCGAGGTAGAGGGCAATGTGCCGAACCTACGTGTGACCAAGCTCGAGGGCGACATCTCCAACACACCGCAGACCGTCGCTACCGGTAGCGCAACGATGCTGGTGGGCAAGAACAAACAAGATGCAAAGTTTGTCTACGTCGACGGCCATCTGTATTCCGACCTGGGACAGCCTGGTAAGTTCACCGATTTCGGCGACGGCGCCTCTATCTACAACGTGTCGGTGCTGCTGGATCCCAACAAGGGTTTGGCCAACCTATTGGCCAACCTTAAGGACGCCGAGATAGCCGGTACCGAGCAGGTGAACGGCATCGCCACCACCAAGATCACCGGAAATTCATCTGCCGACGACATCGCCACACTTGCCGGCACCAGGTTGACCGCCGAGGACGTTAACGCGGTGCCCACCACCGCCTGGATCGCTTCGGACGGGTCCTCTCACCTCGTCCAGATTCAGATCGTCCCCACCACCAACACCTCGGTGACACTGACGATGTCCGGTTGGGGCAAGCAGGTCACGGCTACCAAACCGGTCTAG
- a CDS encoding serine/threonine-protein kinase PknH/PknJ produces the protein MSDAQGSRVGSTFGPYRLTRLLGRGGMGEVYEAEHTVKEWTVAVKLMSENFSKDPVFRERMKREARITGRLQEPHVVPIHDYGEIDGQMFLEMRLIEGTDLDSLLKRFGPLTPPRAVAIITQIASALDAAHAAGVMHRDVKPQNILVTREDFAYLVDFGIASATTDEKLTQLGTAVGTWKYMAPERFSNDEVTYRADIYALACVLHECLTGSPPYRADSASMLVTAHMMDPIPQPSTARAGIPKAFDAVIARGMAKKPDERYASAGDLALAAHEALSNPDQDHAANILRRSQEATLPGPQQPAVPPTMPATAAAPPPARPITPPRPAPVPQQPPHYPTPAGAGGASGPSGPSAVSGPSRDAGPSGPIPRQSPTGQPPWVQSSGPIPASQPTPTPGYYQGNSWSGAPPSTPPPQQPPGPPAWNQGLPPSAPRNRNVWPIVAAVAIVLVLIVGGVGIWIVTRPKPSPPPKPIAEDQLSSLLLSASEVNSVMGASNIQPGKPITSMDASPVTLSLPECQAALYTTQDPVYSGTGYTAISGLVASEPGDNNDHWVNQAVVSYPSADKAHAFVQTVENKWKACAGKTVTVTNKGKTYRWSFAQIVGGPPRITMLETQEGADGWECEHAVNVANNVVADVNACGFHITDQGGQIADRIVDNINKATKY, from the coding sequence ATGAGCGACGCGCAGGGCTCGCGGGTGGGGTCGACGTTCGGGCCCTACCGTCTGACACGATTGCTTGGCCGTGGCGGAATGGGCGAGGTCTACGAGGCCGAACACACCGTCAAAGAGTGGACGGTCGCGGTCAAGCTAATGTCAGAAAACTTCAGCAAGGACCCGGTTTTTCGCGAGCGGATGAAGCGCGAAGCCCGCATCACCGGCCGATTGCAGGAACCCCACGTGGTCCCCATCCACGACTACGGCGAAATCGACGGCCAAATGTTCCTCGAGATGCGCCTGATCGAGGGCACCGATCTCGACAGCCTGCTCAAACGTTTCGGTCCACTGACCCCGCCGCGGGCGGTCGCCATCATCACCCAGATCGCCTCGGCGCTGGACGCCGCTCACGCGGCCGGGGTGATGCACCGCGACGTTAAGCCGCAAAACATCCTGGTCACCCGGGAGGATTTCGCCTACCTGGTCGACTTCGGGATCGCCAGCGCCACCACCGACGAAAAGCTGACCCAGTTGGGCACCGCGGTAGGCACCTGGAAATACATGGCGCCCGAGCGCTTCTCCAATGACGAGGTCACCTACCGAGCTGACATTTATGCATTGGCCTGCGTGCTGCACGAGTGTCTGACCGGGAGCCCGCCCTATCGCGCCGACAGCGCCAGCATGCTGGTCACCGCGCACATGATGGACCCCATCCCACAACCCAGCACCGCGCGGGCGGGTATCCCCAAGGCTTTCGACGCGGTCATCGCTCGCGGGATGGCCAAGAAACCCGACGAACGCTATGCCAGCGCGGGTGACCTGGCCCTGGCGGCCCATGAAGCGCTCAGCAATCCCGACCAGGATCACGCCGCAAACATCCTGCGCCGCAGCCAGGAGGCCACCCTGCCCGGCCCACAGCAACCGGCGGTCCCGCCTACCATGCCGGCCACCGCCGCCGCCCCACCGCCCGCGCGCCCCATTACCCCGCCACGGCCCGCGCCAGTGCCGCAACAACCGCCGCACTACCCGACTCCGGCTGGTGCGGGTGGCGCATCGGGGCCGTCGGGCCCGTCAGCGGTATCGGGTCCGTCGCGAGATGCCGGGCCTTCCGGACCCATACCCCGGCAGAGCCCGACGGGCCAGCCCCCGTGGGTGCAATCGAGCGGCCCAATCCCCGCAAGCCAGCCCACCCCTACCCCGGGCTATTACCAGGGCAATAGTTGGAGCGGCGCGCCACCGAGCACACCGCCGCCGCAACAACCCCCCGGCCCACCCGCTTGGAATCAAGGGCTGCCGCCCTCGGCGCCACGCAACCGCAACGTGTGGCCGATCGTGGCGGCCGTCGCCATCGTGCTCGTTCTCATCGTCGGCGGCGTGGGCATCTGGATCGTCACCCGCCCCAAGCCCTCGCCACCCCCGAAGCCCATTGCCGAGGACCAGCTCAGCTCCCTGTTGCTAAGCGCATCAGAGGTCAACTCCGTGATGGGTGCGTCGAACATCCAGCCCGGCAAGCCCATCACCTCCATGGACGCGTCGCCGGTAACGCTGTCGCTGCCCGAATGCCAGGCGGCGTTGTACACCACCCAAGACCCGGTGTACTCGGGCACGGGCTACACGGCGATCAGCGGTCTGGTGGCGTCGGAACCCGGTGATAACAACGACCACTGGGTCAACCAGGCCGTGGTCAGCTATCCGTCTGCCGACAAGGCGCACGCGTTCGTACAGACGGTTGAGAACAAGTGGAAGGCCTGCGCGGGCAAAACAGTCACAGTCACCAACAAGGGCAAGACATACAGGTGGTCGTTCGCGCAGATTGTCGGCGGCCCGCCGCGGATCACCATGTTGGAAACCCAGGAAGGCGCCGACGGATGGGAGTGCGAGCACGCGGTGAACGTGGCAAACAACGTGGTCGCCGACGTCAACGCGTGCGGTTTCCACATCACCGATCAAGGTGGCCAGATCGCCGACCGGATCGTGGACAACATCAATAAGGCGACAAAGTACTAG
- a CDS encoding DUF732 domain-containing protein → MLSARIRATITTALGAAAVGLAVATAGSAAASTSDQDFISQMESIGVSFTTPEAGVQDGHQVCTELAAGKTGTEIANEILSQTNLTSKQAAYLVVYATKDYCPQYASQLT, encoded by the coding sequence ATGCTCTCAGCACGCATCCGCGCAACCATCACCACCGCACTCGGCGCCGCCGCGGTCGGGCTTGCCGTCGCCACCGCCGGCTCCGCCGCCGCCAGTACGTCCGACCAGGATTTCATCTCGCAGATGGAGTCGATCGGCGTCAGTTTCACCACACCTGAGGCGGGCGTCCAGGACGGCCACCAGGTCTGCACGGAGTTGGCGGCCGGGAAGACCGGAACCGAAATCGCCAACGAAATCCTGAGCCAGACCAACCTGACCTCCAAGCAGGCGGCCTACCTGGTCGTCTACGCAACCAAGGACTACTGCCCGCAATACGCCAGCCAGCTGACCTGA
- a CDS encoding FHA domain-containing protein produces MQDRVDGVTANPPRLELRTGGRTWHATPNRVWTIGRATEADVRVENPRVSRHHAELQPTSNGWLLINRSRNGTFINGQRIERVTIYQPVTVLLGSASSGQAIELRPALQPVAAAAPHADDHLRAPTETTVVRPPTTVHAIDQLIVTIGRGADNNIVLNDLLVSRRHAVLRRSGNQWELVDNNSANGTYVNGNRIKRALIGPHDVVGIGHQLLHLSDDRLVEYVDTGDVSYEASNLRVVTKKGRVLLADVSFVLPQRSLLAVVGPSGAGKSTLLGALTGFSPAGSGTVRYDERDLYDNYAELRHRIGFVPQDDILHTPLTVRRALNYAARLRFPQDVSAAERRQRIEEVLAELGLATQADQRIDSLSGGQRKRTSVALELLTKPSLLFLDEPTSGLDPGYEKSVMQTLRSLADDGRSVVVVTHNIAHLNMCDRLLILAPGGRLAYFGPPQQALSYFNCTDFADLFTLLEHDRATDWTTRFNTSPLRAAFTPRPAQRPLHPIKPATKPVAQQSALAQFAILCRRYLAVIAADRQYSVFLLVLPLLLSLFAHAVPGKAGLSLAKAIELRSTQPSQLLVLLIIGGALMGCAASIREIVKEQAIYRREHAIGLSGGAYLASKLVVLTALTTVQGLILGFLGPAFLPPPDQSIVLPWPSLEVAVAVVAVTVVSMMIGLLISAMIGNADRGMPLLVLVVMAELVLCGGMFGVRGRPPLEQLAWLSPSRWAYAMAASTVDLNDLRRTAGGDQDPMWDYQVSSWLIAAGACVVQAIVLVVLIAMRLRQFDPQRKTRR; encoded by the coding sequence ATGCAAGACAGGGTCGATGGGGTCACCGCGAATCCACCCCGGTTGGAGCTACGCACCGGCGGGCGAACGTGGCATGCCACCCCGAACCGCGTCTGGACCATCGGTCGCGCCACCGAAGCCGATGTCCGCGTGGAAAACCCGAGGGTGTCACGACACCACGCCGAGCTACAACCAACGTCCAACGGCTGGCTGCTGATCAACCGCAGCCGCAACGGGACGTTCATCAACGGCCAGCGGATTGAGCGGGTCACGATCTACCAACCCGTCACCGTGCTGTTGGGTTCTGCGTCCTCCGGACAGGCGATAGAGCTACGCCCCGCCCTCCAACCGGTCGCCGCCGCGGCGCCGCATGCCGACGACCACCTCCGGGCACCGACCGAGACGACAGTTGTCCGCCCACCAACCACCGTGCACGCCATCGATCAGTTGATCGTCACGATCGGCCGCGGAGCCGACAACAACATCGTCCTCAACGACCTGCTGGTCTCACGCCGCCACGCCGTTTTGCGACGCTCCGGTAATCAGTGGGAACTCGTCGACAACAACAGCGCCAACGGCACCTACGTCAACGGCAATCGCATCAAGCGTGCCCTCATCGGCCCTCACGACGTGGTCGGCATTGGACACCAACTCTTGCACTTGTCCGACGATCGCCTCGTGGAGTACGTCGACACCGGCGACGTCTCCTATGAGGCATCCAACCTGCGGGTGGTGACCAAGAAGGGCCGCGTGTTACTCGCCGACGTCAGCTTTGTGCTGCCCCAGCGCAGCCTGTTGGCGGTAGTAGGACCCAGCGGCGCCGGCAAATCGACGCTGCTGGGTGCGTTGACCGGATTCAGCCCGGCCGGCAGCGGCACGGTGCGATATGACGAACGCGACCTCTACGACAACTACGCCGAGTTGCGCCACCGGATCGGGTTCGTGCCCCAGGACGACATCCTGCATACCCCGTTGACCGTCCGGCGTGCGCTGAACTATGCGGCGCGACTCAGATTTCCCCAGGACGTCTCCGCCGCCGAGCGCAGGCAGCGTATCGAAGAGGTGCTGGCCGAACTCGGGCTTGCCACTCAGGCCGATCAACGCATCGACAGCCTGTCGGGCGGCCAGCGCAAGCGCACCAGCGTCGCGTTGGAACTCCTGACCAAGCCGTCGCTGCTGTTTCTCGACGAACCCACCTCCGGGCTTGACCCGGGCTATGAGAAATCGGTGATGCAGACCCTGCGCTCGCTGGCCGATGACGGTCGTTCGGTGGTGGTGGTGACCCACAACATCGCCCACCTGAACATGTGCGACCGGCTGCTCATCCTGGCACCCGGCGGTCGCCTGGCCTACTTCGGCCCGCCGCAGCAGGCGCTGAGTTACTTCAACTGCACCGACTTCGCCGACTTGTTCACCCTGCTCGAACACGACAGGGCCACCGACTGGACGACCCGATTCAACACCTCACCGCTGCGCGCGGCGTTCACCCCGCGTCCGGCGCAGCGGCCACTGCACCCGATCAAGCCCGCCACCAAGCCGGTTGCGCAACAAAGCGCACTCGCCCAATTCGCGATCCTGTGCCGTCGGTATCTGGCCGTCATCGCCGCCGACCGGCAGTACTCGGTGTTCTTGTTGGTTCTGCCGTTGCTGTTGAGCCTGTTCGCCCATGCGGTTCCAGGCAAGGCCGGGTTGTCGTTGGCCAAGGCGATCGAGCTGAGGTCCACCCAGCCCTCCCAATTGCTGGTACTGCTGATCATCGGCGGTGCGCTCATGGGCTGCGCTGCCTCGATCCGGGAGATCGTCAAGGAGCAGGCAATATATCGCCGCGAACACGCTATCGGTCTCTCCGGCGGCGCCTATCTGGCCTCCAAGTTGGTGGTTCTCACCGCGTTGACCACCGTGCAGGGCTTAATTCTGGGTTTTCTGGGACCGGCGTTTTTGCCTCCACCCGATCAATCCATCGTGCTGCCCTGGCCGTCACTGGAAGTTGCCGTCGCCGTCGTGGCCGTCACCGTGGTTTCGATGATGATCGGCTTGCTCATTTCGGCGATGATCGGCAATGCCGATCGGGGCATGCCGCTGTTGGTGCTGGTGGTCATGGCCGAACTGGTGCTGTGCGGCGGCATGTTCGGGGTGCGCGGGCGTCCCCCGCTCGAGCAGTTGGCATGGCTGTCCCCGTCGCGGTGGGCGTACGCGATGGCAGCGTCGACGGTCGACCTCAACGATCTGCGCCGCACCGCGGGCGGGGACCAGGATCCGATGTGGGACTACCAGGTCAGCAGCTGGTTGATAGCGGCGGGGGCGTGTGTTGTGCAAGCGATCGTGCTGGTAGTGCTGATCGCGATGCGGCTGCGCCAATTCGACCCGCAACGCAAGACCCGGCGATGA
- a CDS encoding DUF732 domain-containing protein has product MFSAFSPRLTATVITALGAGAIGLAVATSGTASAGTADEAFIAQMKAVGVTFSSPTSAARQGHQVCQELASGKSGTDVAEEILSQTNLTTKQAAYFVVDATKAYCPQYATQLT; this is encoded by the coding sequence ATGTTCTCAGCGTTCTCACCCCGCCTCACCGCAACCGTCATCACCGCCCTCGGCGCCGGCGCTATCGGCCTTGCAGTTGCCACCTCCGGCACCGCCAGCGCCGGCACCGCCGACGAGGCATTCATCGCCCAGATGAAGGCGGTCGGCGTCACCTTCTCCTCGCCCACTTCGGCCGCTCGGCAAGGCCACCAGGTCTGCCAGGAATTGGCCAGCGGCAAGAGCGGGACCGACGTCGCCGAGGAGATTCTTAGCCAGACGAACCTGACCACCAAGCAGGCGGCCTACTTCGTCGTCGACGCGACCAAGGCCTACTGCCCGCAGTACGCCACCCAGCTCACCTAG
- a CDS encoding DUF4189 domain-containing protein: MTTTITRRRQLAVAVASAAAAIAMTVAAAPAADAAEDYGAIAYSGNGSWGRASHYPTRAAAEATAVKLCGYSDCKVLTSFTDCGAVAANGKAYQGGIGATLSEAMKDALTKLGGGYIDTWACN; the protein is encoded by the coding sequence ATGACGACGACGATCACCCGTCGGCGGCAGTTAGCGGTGGCCGTCGCCAGTGCGGCTGCCGCCATCGCGATGACCGTGGCAGCTGCGCCTGCCGCAGACGCCGCCGAAGACTACGGCGCGATTGCCTACTCCGGCAACGGTTCGTGGGGACGAGCTTCGCACTACCCGACCCGGGCAGCCGCCGAAGCCACCGCGGTCAAGTTGTGTGGGTATAGCGACTGCAAGGTACTCACCAGCTTCACCGACTGCGGAGCCGTCGCCGCCAACGGCAAGGCGTACCAAGGCGGCATCGGGGCCACCCTGAGCGAGGCCATGAAAGATGCCTTGACCAAGCTCGGCGGCGGCTACATCGACACCTGGGCCTGCAACTGA